From one Lotus japonicus ecotype B-129 chromosome 3, LjGifu_v1.2 genomic stretch:
- the LOC130744478 gene encoding uncharacterized protein LOC130744478, producing MAEAHALFQVDHKKDFTHENVWRMVKDEPKWKGQSMKTNSRGQKKSAAGADGTSTDTSASIDCDEYEATPPTTRPKGKKAEKRKAKTTDTASSTLSFAPHPDVLAMGKAKMEMMANFREIRNRELDLQQADQQLKQSELQLR from the coding sequence ATGGCTGAGGCGCATGCCCTATTTCAGGTAGACCATAAAAAAGATTTCACACATGAGAATGTATGGCGGATGGTGAAAGATGAACCAAAGTGGAAGGGACAATCAATGAAAACCAATTCAAGGGGACAAAAGAAGTCAGCAGCTGGCGCCGACGGAACATCGACTGACACAAGTGCATCAATTGATTGCGACGAATATGAGGCAACACCACCAACAACCCGCCCGAAGGGCAAAAAGGCAGAGAAGAGAAAGGCCAAAACAACAGATACTGCGTCAAGTACTCTATCTTTTGCTCCTCACCCTGATGTGTTAGCCATGGGGAAGGCTAAAATGGAAATGATGGCAAATTTTAGGGAGATAAGGAACAGAGAACTAGATTTGCAACAAGCTGACCAACAACTGAAACAAAGTGAACTGCAATTGAGATAG